From Oncorhynchus keta strain PuntledgeMale-10-30-2019 chromosome 25, Oket_V2, whole genome shotgun sequence, one genomic window encodes:
- the entr1 gene encoding endosome-associated-trafficking regulator 1, whose product MAKHKTSEKNNTIEVDEVREDGEEMNPFSFKEFIRSKNQYPDMKGDPDEKNYSTRKKAYGSTFLAEGAYTAPKSFDQDFQGQFYMDHTPFPQFLENDTKEEWAGSYQPSAIEEAHEFGLCGTAAADSSTYSGQSSLCTEEEEETSSSLWQVDEEFSPEAHQSKRAPVNYEGDDETSMAELTYKTKKSSTENGNRDQQKLREENAQLRKHIKDLVKKSEYDDRRIRHVTDELHKRRVQEEREAQALETMVHSVEQNLQLMTKRAVKAENIVSKLKQELHQLQGQVEGYRYENERLRAGETAALNTMKHNAQVASEYLNKAALNAETSIKQLLTSAESLCLVSQLLQSIDNLSEIHNEG is encoded by the exons ATGGCAAAGCATAAAACCTCTGAAAAAAACAATACAATCGAAGTTG ATGAAgtcagagaagatggagaggagatgaatcCTTTCTCCTTCAAAGAGTTCATCCGCAGTAAAAACCAGTACCCAGATATGAAAGGGGATCCAGATGAGAAGAATTACTCAACGCGAAAG AAGGCATATGGGAGCACATTCCTGGCAGAGGGGGCATATACTGCCCCGAAGAGCTTCGATCAAGACTTCCAGGGTCAGTTTTACATGGACCACACACCGTTTCCTCAATTTCTGGAAAATGACACTAAGGAGGAGTGGGCTGGGAGTTACCAGCCATCAGCCATTGAGGAGGCACATGAGTTTGGACTGTGTGGCACtgcagcagcagacagcagcacgTACTCTGGTCAGTCCTCCCTGTgcacagaggaagaagaggagacttCATCCTCCCTATGGCAGGTGGATGAAGAATTCTCACCAGAGGCACATCAGTCCAAACGGGCCCCAGTGAATTATGAGGGAGATGACGAGACATCAATGGCAGAGCTCACCTACAAGACCAAGAAGAGTAGTACCGAGAATGGCAATAGGGATCAACAAAAG CTGAGGGAGGAAAATGCGCAGCTCAGGAAGCACATTAAAGATCTTGTGAAAAAGTCTGAGTATGATGATCGAAG AATTCGCCACGTCACAGATGAGTTGCACAAGAGAAGAgtgcaggaggagagggaggctcAGGCTTTAGAGACCATGGTCCACTCCGTCGAGCAGAACCTGCAGTTAATGACC AAACGAGCAGTTAAGGCTGAAAACATTGTATCAAAACTCAAACAGGAGCTGCATCAATTACAG GGCCAAGTAGAGGGGTACCGGTATGAAAATGAGAGACTTCGAGCCGGAGAGACAGCTGCCTTAAATACAATGAAACATAATGCGCAAGTGGCCTCAGAGTACCTCAACAAAGCAGCACTCAATGCAGAGACTTCCATCAA GCAATTACTTACAAGTGCAGAGAGTCTTTGTCTAGTATCTCAACTGCTGCAGTCCATCGACAACCTATCTGAGATTCATAATGAAGGCTGA
- the chek2 gene encoding serine/threonine-protein kinase Chk2: MSQEKPDAGSQTQSQPQTQSQTQSQSGSSSSSGSGTVSSVDTIPVRDLGSIPEEPEPQPWGRLLPMQRGFRAHDCVEDDTWFGRDSKCNYCFDDPILKKSPRFATYSKKHFRIFREQNIVYVFDNSGNGTFVDGTILGKGKTLPLANNAVLSLAEERHKVFVFIDLMADEQSNLPKEFSEKYLITRKIGAGVCGEVKLAFERATCKKVAVKTINKKDFPASVGTATRNAEREIQILQRIDHPCLIKTEDFFQTDDSYYIVLELMEGGELFDRVKSKNQIEESIAKLYFYQMLKAVEYLHNNGIIHRDLKPENVLLSSQDDVCVIKITDFNQSKILEESALMRTLCGTPTYLAPEVFTDAVTVGYSRAVDAWSLGVVLFVCLAGYPPFHPNAQTGLSVRDQITQGIYTFIPSKWDGISDDAKDVVKRLLVVDPNARLTIEEALHHPWLMDEAMKETAECIMYPKDSGDATAADATADSVDTTVASTTKRSREDDDEQQPAKRRPGPSTEAT; this comes from the exons ATGTCCCAGGAGAAGCCAGATGCTGGCAGCCAGACACAGTCGCAGCCTCAGACTCAGTCCCAGACTCAGTCCCAGAGTGGCTCCAGCTCCTCCTCTGGGTCAGGCACTGTCAGCTCAGTGGACACCATCCCTGTTCGGGATCTTGGCTCCATACCAGAAGAGCCTGAGCCACAGCCATGGGGTCGCCTGCTGCCTATGCAGAGAGGCTTCAGAGCCCACG ACTGTGTTGAGGACGACACTTGGTTTGGCCGGGACAGTAAATGTAACTATTGCTTTGATGACCCCATACTGAAGAAATCGCCCAGATTTGCTACGTACAGCAAAAAACACTTCCGAATATTCCGA GAGCAGAACATTGTCTATGTCTTTGACAACAGCGGCAATGGCACGTTTGTTGACGGTACAATTCTTGGGAAAGGAAAAACTTTGCCTCTAGCAAACAATGCGGTGCTGTCCCTAGCTGAGGAACGCCATAAAG TGTTTGTGTTCATTGATCTCATGGCGGATGAACAGTCCAACCTCCCCAAAGAGTTCAGTGAGAAATACCTGATTACCAGAAAGATTGGAGC TGGTGTGTGCGGGGAAGTGAAGCTGGCCTTTGAGAGGGCCACTTGCAAAAAGGTGGCTGTGAAGACCATCAACAAGAAGGACTTCCCAGCATCTGTCGGC ACTGCCACACGGAATGCGGAACGAGAGATCCAGATCCTCCAAAGGATAGACCAT CCATGTCTGATCAAAACAGAAGACTTCTTCCAAACAGACGACTCATACTACATTGTTTTAGAGCT CATGGAGGGTGGGGAACTCTTTGACAGGGTCAAAAGCAAGAACCAGATAGAGGAGTCAATTGCCAAGCTCTATTTCTACCAGATGTTGAAAGCAGTAGAG TATCTTCACAACAATGGCATCATCCACAGAGACCTCAAACCTGAAAATGTGCTGCTTTCGTCTCAGGATGATGTTTGTGTCATCAAG ATCACAGACTTTAATCAGTCCAAGATACTGGAGGAGTCTGCCCTGATGAGGACCCTTTGTGGAACACCCACATACCTTGCACCTGAGGTGTTCACCGACGCAGTCACCGTGGGCTACAGCAGAGCCGTAGACGCCTGGAGTTTAGGGGTCGTCCTGTTTGTGTG CTTGGCAGGCTATCCCCCGTTCCACCCTAATGCACAAACTGGTTTGTCAGTCAGGGATCAGATCACGCAGGGAATTTATACATTTATTCCATCCAAATGGGACGGCATCTCGGATGATG CGAAAGACGTCGTGAAGAGGCTGCTTGTAGTGGACCCCAATGCCCGCCTCACCATTGAGGAGGCTTTACACCATCCCTGGCTGATG GATGAGGCCATGAAGGAGACTGCTGAATGCATCATGTACCCCAAGGACTCCGGAGATGCCACAGCAGCTGATGCCACAGCAGACTCCGTAGACACCACAGTA GCTTCAACTACAAAGAGGTCAAGAGAAGATGATGACGAGCAGCAGCCGGCAAAGAGGAGACCAGGCCCATCCACAGAGGCAACATGA
- the gstt2 gene encoding glutathione S-transferase theta-2 produces MAGRKAVELEVYLDLLSQPCRAIHIFLNCNKIPHKVKTVAIRKGENRTPEYTKLNPMQKVPVMVDNDFVLTESDAILKYLATKYDVPGNWYPRHPERRARVDEYTAWHHTNTRPHAAKVFLMEVLLPHMTGQPADPLKVERALADLSDTLEKLENMFLKRQPFLCGDDISLADLLAMCELMQPLGGGRDILKDRPKLLSWKSRVQSALGDSFGKAHTVLYSLRDRSKAKL; encoded by the exons ATGGCTGGTAGAAAGGCCGTAGAACTAGAAGTGTATTTAGATTTATTGTCTCAACCATGTAGAGCAATACATATATTTCTTAACTGCAATAAAATTCCACACAAGGTGAAAACAGTTGCAATACGAAAAG GGGAGAATAGGACACCAGAGTATACAAAACTCAATCCCATGCAGAAGGTCCCTGTGATGGTCGACAATGACTTTGTTCTGACTGAGAG TGATGCCATATTAAAATACCTGGCCACCAAATATGATGTCCCAGGTAACTGGTACCCACGCCACCCAGAGAGGAGGGCGAGAGTGGATGAATACACAGCCTGGCACCATACCAACACCCGGCCACATGCGGCCAAGGTCTTTCTCATGGAG GTTTTACTGCCCCATATGACAGGGCAGCCAGCAGACCCACTGAAGGTGGAGCGGGCGTTGGCAGACCTGAGTGACACTCTGGAGAAGCTGGAGAACATGTTCCTCAAGAGACAGcccttcctctgtggagatgacaTCAGCCTGGCTGACCTGCTGGCCATGTGTGAACTCATGCAG CCCCTAGGTGGCGGCAGAGACATCCTGAAGGATCGTCCCAAGCTGTTGAGCTGGAAAAGTCGTGTCCAGTCTGCGCTGGGTGATTCCTTTGGCAAGGCACACACAGTGCTGTACAGTCTCCGGGACAGGTCCAAAGCAAAGCTATGA